The Mesorhizobium loti DNA segment GGTCGGAGTTCCTTGCTCATCCACGGGCTTATGCCAAGGGGTGTACGGGCTTCCGCCGCAACGGGTGATCCGGTCATGACCCGGGTCACCCGTCAGCCCGATCCTGCATGATTCGAGAGACACAAGGGGTGTTCCAGGGAACACCGACGTCTCACTCCGCTGGAACACCCCTCATCCGTCTCGGCGCTGCGCGCCGATCCACCTTCTCCCACAAGGGGCCTGTTGCGTAATTGGCTGGTTGTGATTCTCTGAGACATAAGCTCGGAGGACGAACCGATGGCGGTGAAGCGGACAGGTCAGTTGAGTCTGGTGGAGGGATTTCTGGGCGACAAGCTGTCGGGTGGCTCCTCGCCGCTCGACCGGTTGTCTGGCCTTGTGAAGTGGTACCGCTTCGAGAAGCTGCTTAACCCTCTGCGCGATGACGGACCGGGTCGGGCGGCTTGGCCGCCGCTGGTGCTGTTCAAGGCACTGCTGCTGCAATCGCTTTATGGGCTGTCGGATCGCGAACTTGAGGAGGCGCTCGGCGACCGGCTGTCGTTCCGGCGTTTTGCCGGGCTTGGGTTGGGAGAGAGCATTCCCGACCACACGGTGCTCTCGCGCTTTCGCAATCTGCTTGTCGGTGAAGGGCTGCTAGAGAAGCTGTTTGGCGAACTCGACCGGCAGCTGGAGAAGGCCGGCGTGATCCTGAAGCGCGGCACGATGCTGGATGCAACGCTGATCGATGCAGTCTCAGCGCCGCCGACAGCTGAGCGGCCTTCGAAAGATGCGGACGCCCGTGTCACCACGCGGCAGGGCAAGGGCGGTTTCACTTTTGGCTACAAGGCCCATGTCGGCGTGGATGAGGGCTCTGGCATCATCCGCACGGTGATCACCACACCGGCCAACGTCAACGACACGGTGATGGCCGATGACTTGATCCGCAGCGACGAGAAGACGGTGTGGGCCGATGCCGCCTACGACACGCACGCCCGGCGTGCCCGGCTCAAGGCCGAGGGCAAGAAGGTGCGCATCGCGCGCCGCCCCAACAAGCATCATCCGGAGCTGCCGTTGCGGCTCAAACGCTACAATCGCCTCATCGCCAGGCGTCGGGCGGCGGTGGAGACCACCTTCGCCACGCTCAAGAACCGCATGAAGCTGACCGCGATCCGCTATGTCGGACTGGCCAAGGCGTCCGCCCAAGTGACGATGGCGGCGATCGCCTTCAACATGCGCCGATGGGCCGCCATCACGGGATAGGTGCGCCTGCAGTCCGGCCGTACGGGCCGAACCGCCACCTCAACCCCTCAAAACCAGACTCCAATCCACAAGCGCAAGCAACAACCCGCTGCATTCCACTCCCGTCCGCGCACTCCCGAAACTGCGCAACAGGCCCACAAGGGGAGAAGGAAGAAGGCGCCACAAGCCCTCACTGCGTCGGCAGCATGCCCTCGACGTCGCTGGCAGCATCCGTCAGCGCTTCCTTGGGCGAGGCCGACAGGTCGACGATGCGCGACAGATTGTCGACGATCGTCCGCGTTACCTTGACACCATTGGTTCCCGGGAAGGCATACCACGGAACCATCAGCGGCATCTGGCTGAGCCCGGCCTGGAACAGCGGGTTCTTCTTGTAGAAATCGCCGAGATAGTCTGACGATTTCGCCGCCAGCTCGTTGTTGGGGACATAGCCGGTGCCCGGCACGACGACGGAAGCGCCATAGGGACCGGCGGCGAATTTCGCGAACTTCCAGGCGGCCTCCTGCTTGGCCTCGTCCTTGGTCAGGATGACGACGGCATTGCCGCCGGTCGGCAGATGGCCGTTGACCGGATCGATCAACGGGATTTTCGCTGTGCGCAGCGTGAATTTGTCACCGACATTCTTGATCGTGTTGACCAGCGCACCTGTGGTTTGGAATTCGAAACCGACCTTGCCGGCCGCGAAGGCCTGCTCGCCTGCCGGCTTGGTGAACACCGGCATACCGCCCTCCTTCACCATCCGCTCGAGGATCTCCACAGCCTTCTCGCCTTCCGGCCCATTGAAGGCGACCTTGCTTTCGTCCTCGTTCAGCATCTTGCCGCCGGCGCCGAACAGCAGCGCCGAGAACATCCAGTCATCGCCCTGCCAGCGGAAGTCGATGCCGTCGACGCCATTGCCGAGCGCCTTGATCTTGCCGCCGAGCGCGATCACCTCGTCCCAGGTCTTGGGCGGATTGTCCGGATCGCCGCCGGCCGCCTTCACCAGGTCGGCATTGTAATACATGATCGGATTGGAGGTGGCGAAGGCGAGGCCGACCTGCTTGCCGTTGACCTGCGCCAGCTTCAGGATCGTGTCGGAGAAGCCGAGCTCCGCCATATTGCCTTCCTTCTTGACCAGCGGGCCGAGATCGACGGCGACGTCGCGTTCATTGAGCATGCGCAGGCGGTTGAGGCCGATGAAGGTGATGTCGGGCATCTCGTCGGTGCCGGCCTGGCGAAGAATGGTCTGGATGCCTTCCTCATAGGTCGCCGACGGGCTGGCGAACTGGATCTTGATGTCGGGATTTTCCTCCATGAACTTCTTCGAGATCGTGTCCATCACGTTCTTGAAGAAGCCCGGCATCGGGTAGTGAACCGTCAGTGTCGTTTCGGCATAGGCCGGAAGGGCTGCCGCCAGCGACACCGCCGCTGCGGCGAAAATCCTGGAAAAATGCTTCATTGCTAGTGCTCCTTGTTGGCCCAATTGGTTGTAGGCAGATCAGCCTTTGAGACCGGTCATGGTGATGCCTTCGACGAAGCGTTTCTGCGCGAGCAGGAAGGCGGCGACGAGTGGAAGGGTGATGATCAGCGTGGCGGCCATTAGCGCGCCGTAGTCGTCGCCGGCCTCGGCGGCGCGGAAATACATCAGGCCAAGCGGCGGCGTGGCGTAGGCCTGCTTGCTGACGACGATCAGCGGCCAGTAGAGGTCGTTCCAGTGCGCGACGACGGAAAAGATCGCGAAGGCGGTGACCGCCGGCCAGGCATTGGGCACGATGACGCGCGCCACGATGCCGAGTTCGGACATGCCGTCGAGCCGTGCCGCGTGCAGCAGATCATCGGGCATGGCGCGGAAGAACTGCAGGAACATGAAGATCGCGAACACCGATATGGTGAAGGGCGCGACCAGCGAGGTGTAGCTGTTCAAGAGCGACATCCGGTCGAAGGCGACATAGAGCGGCAGCGCCGTCGCATGGATCGGCACCAAGAGGCCGAGCATGACCAGCACCATCATCAGCCGCGCGGCGCGGAACTTCAGTTTGGCCATCGCATAGGCGCAAGGGATGGCGACCACCACTTGGAAGAAGAAGATCAGGCCGCAGACGACGACGCCGTTCCACAAAAGCGTCGCCATCGGCACCTTGGCAAACGCCTTGGCGAAATTCTCGGCGAAGTAGAAATGCTGCGGGATGAGCGTCAGCGACGAGGTGAAGATGTCGCTCTGCGTCTTGCCCGCTGTCGAGATCATGAAGATGTAGGGCGCAAGGATCATCAGCGCGCCGAGCGAAAGCAGCGCGAAGCGGATGATGCGGCCAGCCGGAATGCCTGTCATGTGTAGTGCACCCGCCGGTCGAGCACGCGGTATTGCAGAAGCATCAGCACGACCAGGATCGCCAGGAAGACGACGGTCATTGCCGAGGCGTAGCCGACGCGCAGATAGACGAACCCTTCCTGGTAGATGGTGAAAAGCAGCACTTCCGACGCCTTGTTGGGCCCGCCGTCGGTCAGCATTTTCACCGTCTCGAAGACCTTCACCGCATTGGTGATGCTGATGGTGACGACGAACAGCGTCGTCGGTCCGAGCATCGGCCAGGTGACGAGGAAGAACCGGTCGAGCGCCGATTTCGCGCCATCGACGTGCGCGGCGGCATAGAGCTCGCGCGGGATCGCCGTCAGGCCGGCCAGGAACAGCACCATGTTGAAGCCGACCGACTGCCAGACGCCGATGATCGACAGGCTGTAAAGCACGGTGTTCGACGCGCCGAGCCAGTTCGGGCCGGGAATGCCGGCAAGCGAAAGCAGCGCGTTGAGCGGCCCGATCGTCGGGTGGAAGATGTATTGCCAGACCGTCGCCATGGCGACGATCAGCGAGGCGACGGGCAGGAAATAAACGGTGCGGAAAAAGCCGCGCGCCCGCCCCTCGCCTTCGATCAGCAGGGCAACCCCCAGGCCAAGCACGATCGAGACCGGCGCGACAATCGCCGTGTAGACCGATGTGTTCCATAGCGACCGGCGGAAGGTGCGGTCGTTCAGGAGATGCGCGTAATTCTCGAAGCCGACAAAGCGGAACTTGCCGTAGCCGAGTTCGAAATCGGTGAAGCCGAGAAAGATGACGGCCGCCACCGGCAACAGCACGAACAGCAGCAACAGCAGGATGGCCGGCGCCGCCAGCAGCCAGGCGGTCCGATCCTCGCTGCGCGCGCGCAGTGCCGCGGCGCTCGGGACATTGCCCGCCAGCGCGACGCTAGACATAGGCCGGCTCCTGCCGAGCGCCCGCCGCGATGCGCAGCCGCTTTCCTTCCGGTCCGAAGACCATCGCCTGTTCGGGGGCCAGAAGGACACCCACCTTCATTCCGGCGATCAGGTCCCTTGCCTCTTGCGGCGCCAGCTTGGCGACGACGCTGTCGCCGGAGGCGTCGAGACGGCAATGGGCGATGACCTCCGAACCGAGGAATTCGAGGCGCTCGATCCGCCCGGCAAGGCCGCTGCGCCCGCTGGGGGACAGTTTGACGAATTCAGGCCGGATGCCGAGGCTGACCGGGCCGTTTGCCACTTTCTCCAGCAAAGCCAG contains these protein-coding regions:
- a CDS encoding transposase IS4 family protein; translated protein: MAVKRTGQLSLVEGFLGDKLSGGSSPLDRLSGLVKWYRFEKLLNPLRDDGPGRAAWPPLVLFKALLLQSLYGLSDRELEEALGDRLSFRRFAGLGLGESIPDHTVLSRFRNLLVGEGLLEKLFGELDRQLEKAGVILKRGTMLDATLIDAVSAPPTAERPSKDADARVTTRQGKGGFTFGYKAHVGVDEGSGIIRTVITTPANVNDTVMADDLIRSDEKTVWADAAYDTHARRARLKAEGKKVRIARRPNKHHPELPLRLKRYNRLIARRRAAVETTFATLKNRMKLTAIRYVGLAKASAQVTMAAIAFNMRRWAAITG
- a CDS encoding sugar ABC transporter periplasmic sugar-binding protein, yielding MKHFSRIFAAAAVSLAAALPAYAETTLTVHYPMPGFFKNVMDTISKKFMEENPDIKIQFASPSATYEEGIQTILRQAGTDEMPDITFIGLNRLRMLNERDVAVDLGPLVKKEGNMAELGFSDTILKLAQVNGKQVGLAFATSNPIMYYNADLVKAAGGDPDNPPKTWDEVIALGGKIKALGNGVDGIDFRWQGDDWMFSALLFGAGGKMLNEDESKVAFNGPEGEKAVEILERMVKEGGMPVFTKPAGEQAFAAGKVGFEFQTTGALVNTIKNVGDKFTLRTAKIPLIDPVNGHLPTGGNAVVILTKDEAKQEAAWKFAKFAAGPYGASVVVPGTGYVPNNELAAKSSDYLGDFYKKNPLFQAGLSQMPLMVPWYAFPGTNGVKVTRTIVDNLSRIVDLSASPKEALTDAASDVEGMLPTQ
- a CDS encoding sugar ABC transporter permease, translating into MTGIPAGRIIRFALLSLGALMILAPYIFMISTAGKTQSDIFTSSLTLIPQHFYFAENFAKAFAKVPMATLLWNGVVVCGLIFFFQVVVAIPCAYAMAKLKFRAARLMMVLVMLGLLVPIHATALPLYVAFDRMSLLNSYTSLVAPFTISVFAIFMFLQFFRAMPDDLLHAARLDGMSELGIVARVIVPNAWPAVTAFAIFSVVAHWNDLYWPLIVVSKQAYATPPLGLMYFRAAEAGDDYGALMAATLIITLPLVAAFLLAQKRFVEGITMTGLKG
- a CDS encoding sugar ABC transporter permease — encoded protein: MSSVALAGNVPSAAALRARSEDRTAWLLAAPAILLLLLFVLLPVAAVIFLGFTDFELGYGKFRFVGFENYAHLLNDRTFRRSLWNTSVYTAIVAPVSIVLGLGVALLIEGEGRARGFFRTVYFLPVASLIVAMATVWQYIFHPTIGPLNALLSLAGIPGPNWLGASNTVLYSLSIIGVWQSVGFNMVLFLAGLTAIPRELYAAAHVDGAKSALDRFFLVTWPMLGPTTLFVVTISITNAVKVFETVKMLTDGGPNKASEVLLFTIYQEGFVYLRVGYASAMTVVFLAILVVLMLLQYRVLDRRVHYT